Genomic DNA from Vanrija pseudolonga chromosome 3, complete sequence:
TTGTGGCGCTCAGCGACCCCGACAttctcgaggacgacaagctGAGACAGTTCAATGAGACCATTGAGCCCGTCGTTCTCGAGTACGAGAAGGTCGTCACGTCGTTGAatggccagctcgccgagctccgcgccgaggctgccatTCACCACCAGGCCCACGAGGACCAGACTGGCGAGCTCTCAAAGACCAGGGATCGTCTGTCCGAGCACGAGTCTTATGTCACCGAGCTGCAGGCCAGGATCGCCAAGCTCACAGCAAGAAACGACTCGAGCGAGGGGTACATTCGCGACCTCGAGTCCAAGTTCCGCTCCTtcaccgacaacgacgaccgccAGACTGAGGTTATTGCATCTCTCAGCCAGGACCTTCAGGCCCTCAAAGGCGAAGCCGCCAAGAGCAACACGTACATCTCGCAGCTCGAGAGCCGCGTtgcctcgtccgagtcgcgCACCAATGAGCTCGCTTCGCTTGTTGAGCGTTACGAgcaggaggcggaggagcgcgaaAAGTCTTTCCGTGATCTCGAAGGCCGTTTGGCGTTGCTGGACAACGAGCACAGCGAGCACAGTGATCACAGGGTAGACCAGCTCTTGGAGGAGctcgatgagcgcgagcgcaagatcgaggagctcgagggccgCCTCCACAGCTCGCACGAGTCGCGTGAGCTGGCCCCCGTAGACTCGAAGGCTGCTCCTTCCACGCCCCCGGAGACGCCTCCCGTTCTTCGCACCATTGCAGAGGACTCGAACGCCGAGGTTGAGAAGCTCCGCCGGGAGAACCAGGCTCTCCAGTTCAGGCTCCGCGATCTCGAGCAGCACATTGGCGCCCCTGCCACGCCCATTCTCGACCCTCCCGCGgagcaggacgaggagctcgagaccGACCATGACGATGACGCTGACAGCGGCAACAAGCGGGGAAGCActggcgagtcgagcgagtcggaCACAACACTGGAAACACCCAAGCTTGCGAGCCGAACTGTTTCGCCTCAGATCCACGACGACCCTCTCAACTCGCAACGGTCACCATACTCTTCTTTCCGTGCCGGCGACTTCCGGTCTCGTCAGGCCCAAGGGGAGCCGAGGCTTTTGCGCCCTCTCTCGCTGTCACAAGGATTATCGGCCCTATCCTACTCGGGCTCGTCTCCTCGTTACTCGTGGAGCGCGCCTGGCAACGGCCTGCTCGCCTTTGAGAGATCCCCCAAGCTCGACCGCTCGCCGAAGCGCCAGAGCATGCCCTTCGACTCAAAGCCCCTGCGCTCGGCTCAGAGCCTCGAGATTGACCTCAACCTGCTGCAGAAGTCGTTGCAAGACCGCGACGCCCAGCTCAGGCAGCGCGAGGTTGAGATCCTTTACCTCAAGAAGACGCTCTCGCAGGGCACGACCATTGCCACCAGCACTTCCCAGCTCAACACTGAGGAGGTCATTGACCGCCTGAGAAAGGAGCATGCCGACGAAATTGAGAAGATTTACGACGGTCACAACAAGGCCATGAACTcgatcgaggacgagcacacCGAGTCCATCACGGCCATGGAGCAGGAGCTCCAGGCTATCAAGAAGCAGCACCAGTCGGAACTGGACGAGCTTCTGCGGTCTCACCGTACTagcctcgaggacctcgatgTTCGTCACCGCGGAGAGCTCCAGGAGTCGAGCGAAATCAAGTCGGCCCTGGATGCTGCCTGGGAGGAGCTGGCCGCCACTGGACGGCGCCACCAGGCTGAGCGTGACGCTCTCGtctccacccaccacaagGAGGTTGAGGACCTTGACAGCCGCCACGTCGAGGTCTGCGACGCCCTTcagaaggagctcgaggctaCCACTACATCTCTCCAGAGCGTCCGCGAGGAGCTGgctgccgccaaggaggcccAGCTGCTTGCCGAAAAGGAGcttgccgcccgcccagagCCCTCGACTGTCAttgccctcgaggagcacAACATTGTTGTCACCGCAATGGAGGACATGGAGAAGGAGCTTActgctgccgaggaggagaagcgccAGCTCAAGGTCAAGTCTGACCAGCTTCGCTTCGAGCTCTCTCGCGTTCGCGACGAGCACCAGCTTCAGCGTTCCTCGGACCTCAGCAagcttgccgagcttgaaAAGCGCTGCTCGGTTCTGTCGTCTGAGaaggaggagctcaagcAGCTTGCTTCCGACTACAAGAACCGCGACTCGAAGGTCTCCATCCTCGACTCGCGCTCTTCGCGTACCAAGCTCCCCCCTATTGGCCCTCCCCCGACCGCACCTCTGCCACCACTTCCTGCTGGACGCGAGGCTGTCCTTTCGCCCGCCCTCACCAACGGCTCGCTCCCCAGGACATCTCAGCACGAGGGTTCCATCGACAGCACACGGTCGTCACGTTACGAGACCCACGAGGGCTCCGTTCGCCCCGACTCTGTGCTCACTTCTGCCGAGAACGAGCGCGACAAGGCGCTTGCCGACCGCGAGGATGCTATCGCCCAGGTCACCGAGGCCAGGGAGAAGATGCAGGAGGTCGAgtccaagctcgccgccgagcagcgcaacAATGAGCAGTTCAGcaaggacctcgtcgagctccgcAAGAACAACAGCAAGCTCAAggtccgcgtcgacgacgtcaaccgcgagctcaccgagctcaagcgcgagcgtgaCGGTCTCCGTCGTGACGTTGTTGAGATGAAAaacgagctggccgacgccCAGTACGAGCGTATCGCCGACCGCCAGCGCCTTGAGGGTGCACGGAACGAGGTCGCCCAGTACAAGGCCAAACTTGACCGCATggtcgacgccaaggtcTCCAAGCGTTCCGACCAGAAGCTCAAGGCAAGTACCATGTGGCGCTACCCAGACGAGAACCTTTACTAACACATCGCAGTGCTTCTAAACCTACATATTTTCGGATATTCGTGTTCGGTGTCTTTCTAATCTCCATTTATATCCCCACCTATTTCCACTTTGTGCTGTGGAGACTCTATCGccctcgtgcgcgccgcgctgtcgtGCTTGCCACTATCgccgccacacgccgccgcgccccgacTGGTGGGAGATCGAAACGGGGTTCGCAGCAGCATATCTGCACGTGTAGTCATAGCATTTTTGTTGGGTTTTGGTCTCGATTCCCCAGAGGGGCCCGAGCTGGTCTGTCGTGTCACGAAATTACGCCTCTTGTGATACCATCAAACCTGTACAGGTGGACAACATAGATACCGCATGTATGGCGATGAATCAGATGGATTGAAGCAGGTGTAGTTGGTTGCATCTACTACTATAAGGTCGGTTGGGCTAGTTGTACAGGGGGAGTCGTGACATGTGGTTAGCAAGTGGCTAAGATCTCAGTGTCGTTTGATGCAGCCGTGTCACGAGCGCCAACAAGACGACGTTTTCAGAGCCGGCATTGTAGgtcacggcgtcgaggtggagctGGGTACGTTAGGGTTGTCAAGCACGTAAAGCTATCACTTACATTGCTGTGGTGGTTGTAGTTGATCTCAAACTTGTTGATGACGTTCCACCGGtgcgcggccttggctgcGTCCGACTCGGTGAGCGGGTCGGCTCGGAAACGTTGCAGGACCTTGTTGAACGAGTCCTGGTACGAGACGAATGCCGACATTGTCTTCATGAGCTTGGAGTAGACCTGGGGAGTTAGGCGAGCCAAGCACCGGCAAACTCACCGAGAGTAACTTGGAGTTGGTGAGCATGCACTGCTTGAGGCAGGTGTCTAGGAAGTCGACATGGTCGCGCATGAGCTGGTCGACGGTGCCAACGTTGGcaagcttggcctcgagggcacGCCAGTTGgtctcgagcacctcgcccgtGGCGTATGCGAGAATCTGGCGCACAAACCCGAGCATacgggcgcggagggcgaaCACGCGCGCCTTCCACTGGTCCATGTCGGCGTTGCCGGTCGAGTCGCGCCACATTGGGGCCTTGTGCTCGAGCCACATGGCTGACAGTGCCGActcgaggtggtggaggtggacaAGGAAGCGGAAGATGAGCTGGTACCGCGTGATGGCCTTGCGGGAGATGACGAGCGAGAGGGGGAACTTGACAGTGTAGTCGAACGCTAGTgcgtcgatgccgacgagcgtgtcgccGTCCTTCTTTGGGGTAGCGTCGGGGGCAAAGTCCATGCCAAAGTCAATGTCGCCACCCTCATTCATGCTGCCATGGTGCGAGACAATCTTCAGGAGCCAGTCGTACAGGTTCTGGCTCGCCATCGTGACCTTGAGGTTGTCCTTGTACGGGTCGTTTGAGCTCGACGATGCAGGGTTGCGGACAGCCAGGTCGAGCAGGGATTGCAACTTTTGTATTGACACTGATTTGGCGGGCTTGCGGGTGAGGTCTGCGCTTGCGAGATCAAGGAAGTTTGTGAGGAAGTCGGACTGATCGGCGAAGAAGAAGTGTTTTAGGGAGCTGGGGAGGTAGGTGGTCAGCCACAACATTTGTTTTTCACCTACCGGAGATGCGGGATgagctcctgctcctcgacgagcagtCTCAACAAGCTCTGATTTGCGTAGATGTACGCGTCTTCAATCCGCTTGTAGAATCTGCGTGGGTTAGCACTGCAGAAAGCTGACACCCACTTGGTCTCGTTCATGACGACATCCTTGTCGCCGTCCGTGTCCACCTCGCCAGGCTTCTTGACCTCGATGCCACACTCGCGCATGACGTTGAGGTACTTGCCCGCGAGGAGGATCTTGTGCTTCCACGGCTGAAGGAACGACAGGAtgcacgcgccgccaggcAAGCGGTTCGTACCTGCTCGTGGTGGGGGCACTGCGGACGTGAGCGAGGGCCCTTTAACCGCTGCGAGCGACGATCCGTCCCGGAGCTACGATCGTTAGCACAGCCCTGCGTGACGAAACCCACCGTGTATCGCCTGTCCCAGTACTCGTCTGTATAGTCGCTTTCCAGCACGCCCTTGTTGATGTAGCCACTCTCCTTGACCATGAACTCTTCGAACGGGTCAGACAGGTAGCCCGTCTGGATCCATCTCAGCAGCATGCGGCAGTAGGGCTGGGACGCGTGCACCAGCAACTGCGAATGCAGTGTAGTTGCTGTTGGGTCGCTGCATGGGTTAGCACGCGCTTAGACCTTGCAACCCACCCGCTCatcgtcgcctcgcgctcgcagatAATGCCaagcacctcgccgccaacgacaGGCCCAGACGCCGAGAGCCCCTTCTGCGCGC
This window encodes:
- the KIF21B gene encoding Kinesin-like protein KIF21B; protein product: MSVAPSPRRRASLVSSPTPSSPTAHSSIPRPQSASGRYRAFASTPPSDPLPAVPAGDEADKGQVRVVLRIRPSDPTDNGIPPRHRAVLVHPSSQTDVRVSVDPATLAGNAPVGASASKRHPTFAFDRVLPERSTQLDVYNATARDRIEEFLRGFNVTFLAYGQTSSGKSYTMGTTGDDADYLDISDTSRAGLIPRTVETLFRRAEEIRLGSGPNASWECRVSFLELYNEDLIDLLSSTDLPVSIRENQDGRIVWSGVREVKVHSVHDVMHLLQEGSARRQTGQTNMNATSSRSHAIFSLTMTQSRRADSVNGSKRPMSVMAMGSGSRSTTPVSFRGTPPSAFGSKLGGRPTSVHVSALNGRDDMVIITSKFNMVDLAGSERLKRTAAQGERMREGISINSGLLALGNVISALAEPSKARGHVPYRDSKLTRLLQDSIGGNAMTTMIACVSPVEFNISETINTINYASRARKIKNSVTKNQQEVGWDDIDHLRNTVLKLRTKIAGLETEPRTIGKVEEAPDGHNDDILQRQVIELSNKLADLEDDFSHLQDEYFKKCREIVALSDPDILEDDKLRQFNETIEPVVLEYEKVVTSLNGQLAELRAEAAIHHQAHEDQTGELSKTRDRLSEHESYVTELQARIAKLTARNDSSEGYIRDLESKFRSFTDNDDRQTEVIASLSQDLQALKGEAAKSNTYISQLESRVASSESRTNELASLVERYEQEAEEREKSFRDLEGRLALLDNEHSEHSDHRVDQLLEELDERERKIEELEGRLHSSHESRELAPVDSKAAPSTPPETPPVLRTIAEDSNAEVEKLRRENQALQFRLRDLEQHIGAPATPILDPPAEQDEELETDHDDDADSGNKRGSTGESSESDTTLETPKLASRTVSPQIHDDPLNSQRSPYSSFRAGDFRSRQAQGEPRLLRPLSLSQGLSALSYSGSSPRYSWSAPGNGLLAFERSPKLDRSPKRQSMPFDSKPLRSAQSLEIDLNLLQKSLQDRDAQLRQREVEILYLKKTLSQGTTIATSTSQLNTEEVIDRLRKEHADEIEKIYDGHNKAMNSIEDEHTESITAMEQELQAIKKQHQSELDELLRSHRTSLEDLDVRHRGELQESSEIKSALDAAWEELAATGRRHQAERDALVSTHHKEVEDLDSRHVEVCDALQKELEATTTSLQSVREELAAAKEAQLLAEKELAARPEPSTVIALEEHNIVVTAMEDMEKELTAAEEEKRQLKVKSDQLRFELSRVRDEHQLQRSSDLSKLAELEKRCSVLSSEKEELKQLASDYKNRDSKVSILDSRSSRTKLPPIGPPPTAPLPPLPAGREAVLSPALTNGSLPRTSQHEGSIDSTRSSRYETHEGSVRPDSVLTSAENERDKALADREDAIAQVTEAREKMQEVESKLAAEQRNNEQFSKDLVELRKNNSKLKVRVDDVNRELTELKRERDGLRRDVVEMKNELADAQYERIADRQRLEGARNEVAQYKAKLDRMVDAKCF
- the alp4 gene encoding Spindle pole body component alp4 produces the protein MMKRWGHKEGQGIGARGDGIVHALSAEHVAVGNDPNKPLSKRALAKQRAAKANAKNRKWVQAATSRGRIINANEDERLRQERERLGESSRIVCLTGLVAGPDDVDEELSDEIGEECSNHGIVERVVLHMVEPPPEDPADCLRVFVVFSGMAGAWRATKELDDRFFGGRKIVAGTLASVRRVPREDIFEELDLSGEALVRERERERDPQPVFERRVPRPSSEQQRERPTSHTSVRRVVETAPSSSRANSSLSTRREREYGHGHAHARSRDSRDGKVVERNVDIEVVVRNDVAAPDTPQPAAERKLLEGVPLDVQEAWICEDMLFVLQGVEGSLIRYADDYDPLDADQRLRGARWRIDPSLDPSLLSLINRLLPLATFFTSVEASIELRNGAEFGMVSHALGSGIRGMLKEYRVLTAQLESLFLTSATFTLQTLYFHLHPTLHTMSLLSSLCLALEADETAPGDASDLSDDDDDELGGKAEELGLGGAGLKGLMKNIRAQKGLSASGPVVGGEVLGIICEREATMSGDPTATTLHSQLLVHASQPYCRMLLRWIQTGYLSDPFEEFMVKESGYINKGVLESDYTDEYWDRRYTLRDGSSLAAVKGPSLTSAVPPPRAGTNRLPGGACILSFLQPWKHKILLAGKYLNVMRECGIEVKKPGEVDTDGDKDVVMNETKFYKRIEDAYIYANQSLLRLLVEEQELIPHLRSLKHFFFADQSDFLTNFLDLASADLTRKPAKSVSIQKLQSLLDLAVRNPASSSSNDPYKDNLKVTMASQNLYDWLLKIVSHHGSMNEGGDIDFGMDFAPDATPKKDGDTLVGIDALAFDYTVKFPLSLVISRKAITRYQLIFRFLVHLHHLESALSAMWLEHKAPMWRDSTGNADMDQWKARVFALRARMLGFVRQILAYATGEVLETNWRALEAKLANVGTVDQLMRDHVDFLDTCLKQCMLTNSKLLSVYSKLMKTMSAFVSYQDSFNKVLQRFRADPLTESDAAKAAHRWNVINKFEINYNHHSNLHLDAVTYNAGSENVVLLALVTRLHQTTLRS